A region of Anoplopoma fimbria isolate UVic2021 breed Golden Eagle Sablefish chromosome 24, Afim_UVic_2022, whole genome shotgun sequence DNA encodes the following proteins:
- the smfn gene encoding small fragment nuclease translates to MAWGLFSLAFVCRRRQPFLRPIETAFHSNSKGVLAKIVAFGSVITPFTSGFGSSVNVQVSRQSSMSSIAMSQRMVWVDLEMTGLDIEKDQIIEMACIITDSNLNILAEGPNLIINQPNELLEGMSEWCKEHHGKSGLTQAVQDSKITLEQAEYEFLSFVRQHTPPGQCPLAGNSVHADKRFLDKYMPQFMYHLHYRIIDVSTIKELCRRWFPEEYKMVPHKKAAHRALGDIQESIKELQNYRVNVFKASTEEKKHKIVENGGSCNN, encoded by the exons ATGGCATGGGGTCTTTTTAGTTTGGCGTTTGTCTGCAGGAGAAGACAGCCTTTCCTCCGACCCATCGAGACAGCGTTTCATTCTAACTCCAAGGGTGTTTTGGCGAAAATTGTAGCGTTTGGCAGTGTAATAACCCCATTCACTTCCGGATTCGGTTCTAGTGTTAACGTTCAGGTGTCCAGGCAAAGCAGCATGTCGTCCATCGCCATGTCCCAGAGAATGGTTTGGGTGGACCTAGAA atgaCAGGTCTGGACATTGAGAAGGACCAGATCATTGAGATGGCATGCATTATCACAGACTCTAACCTGAACATTTTGGCTGAG GGTCCCAACTTGATCATTAATCAGCCAAATGAGCTGCTGGAAGGAATGTCAGAGTGGTGTAAAGAGCATCATGGAAAG TCAGGACTGACGCAGGCTGTACAGGACAGTAAAATCACCCTGGAACAAGCGGAGTATGAGTTCCTGTCTTTCGTCAGACAGCACACCCCGCCGGGACAGTGTCCCCTTGCCG GTAACTCTGTGCATGCAGACAAGAGGTTCCTGGACAAGTACATGCCACAGTTTATGTATCACCTTCACTACAGAATTATTGATGTTAGCACCATTAAGGAGCTTTGCAG GCGGTGGTTTCCAGAGGAATACAAAATGGTGCCTCACAAGAAAGCTGCCCACAg GGCCTTGGGTGACATCCAGGAGAGCATTAAAGAGCTGCAAAACTATAGAGTCAACGTCTTCAAAGCCTCaacagaggagaagaagcaCAAGATTGTAGAAAATGGAGGCAGCTGTAACAATTAG